A stretch of Gymnodinialimonas phycosphaerae DNA encodes these proteins:
- a CDS encoding ligase-associated DNA damage response DEXH box helicase: MDTCAPRPLPPQIEDWFTARGWSIHPHQRDMLALADQPCQLLIAPTGGGKTMAGFLPTLAELADGTHEGLHTLYISPLKALAADIKRNLSGPVAEMGLPIRIEDRTGDTPSSRKRRQRADPPHILLTTPESLALLTSYEDAARTFKGLKRVIVDEIHALSESKRGDQLMLALSRLSTLAPGLRRVGLSATVEDPTAIARILARNPDPCAILQADPGPDPDIAMLTTDTPPPWSGGGGKYAMEAVLAQVKAHNTTLIFHNTRAQAEIFFHNLWLANDDQIPIGIHHGALSREQRERVEQAMVAGALKAIVCTGSLDLGIDWGDVDLVIQVGAPKNVKRLVQRIGRANHRYNAPSKALIVPANRFEVIECVAALQAVRDRTLDGDTDHTGPLDVLCQHIAIRACAGPFTADDLYAEVKTAGAYTDLPRATFDRCLDFVATGGYALRAYDQWQRLIQIGQEYRLRDPRATTRIRMNIGTIVDADKMPVRMQKTRGGKPLGEVEEYFASTLRKGDTFLIGGKIVRYEGMREMTVEVSRTAHKKPKIATFMGTKFATSTQLSDRILSMFQQEDWPELPHHTRDWLHLQRAVSQLPERDRLLVETFPHDGREHLVAYGFAGKNAQQTLGLLLTQRMESQGLNPLGFVSTDYATMIWGLDQVTDPQPLFTRDNLLETMETWLADNAVMKKTFKGSAIIAGLVDRALPGGKRKTGRQATFSTDILYDTLRKYDPDHVMMEITRQEAMRGLVDFGRIEEMLARIADRIDHRPLSRVSPLAAPLFLEAGRVPVQGLANERLLEEETQRLMQTAGLDFGPGQ; encoded by the coding sequence ATGGACACCTGCGCCCCCCGGCCCCTCCCGCCTCAGATCGAAGACTGGTTCACGGCCCGGGGCTGGTCGATCCACCCCCACCAACGCGACATGCTCGCGCTGGCGGATCAGCCCTGCCAACTGCTGATCGCCCCCACTGGCGGTGGCAAGACGATGGCGGGGTTTTTGCCCACTCTGGCCGAACTGGCAGACGGCACCCATGAGGGGCTGCACACGCTTTATATCAGTCCCCTCAAGGCGTTAGCCGCCGATATCAAGCGTAACCTTTCGGGTCCCGTGGCCGAGATGGGCCTGCCCATTCGTATCGAGGATCGCACCGGCGACACCCCGTCCTCGCGCAAACGCCGCCAGCGCGCCGACCCGCCCCATATCCTCCTGACCACCCCGGAATCGCTGGCGTTGCTGACGTCTTATGAGGATGCCGCGCGCACCTTCAAAGGCCTGAAGCGAGTAATTGTTGACGAAATTCACGCCCTTAGCGAATCCAAACGCGGCGACCAGCTTATGCTGGCGCTATCGCGCCTCAGCACCCTCGCCCCTGGCTTGCGTCGCGTGGGCCTGTCGGCCACGGTCGAAGACCCCACCGCCATCGCCCGCATCCTTGCCCGCAACCCCGATCCCTGCGCCATTCTGCAGGCCGACCCCGGCCCTGATCCCGATATCGCCATGCTGACGACCGACACGCCCCCGCCCTGGTCCGGCGGCGGCGGAAAATACGCGATGGAAGCGGTTCTCGCACAGGTAAAGGCCCATAATACAACGCTTATTTTCCACAACACCCGCGCCCAGGCCGAGATTTTCTTTCACAATCTCTGGCTTGCCAATGACGATCAAATCCCTATCGGCATCCACCACGGTGCCCTGTCGCGCGAGCAGCGCGAGCGGGTGGAGCAGGCCATGGTCGCGGGCGCGTTAAAGGCCATCGTCTGCACCGGCTCCCTTGATCTCGGGATCGACTGGGGCGACGTGGATCTCGTGATCCAGGTCGGCGCACCAAAGAACGTCAAACGCCTTGTTCAACGGATCGGGCGGGCCAATCACCGCTACAACGCGCCCTCCAAGGCCTTGATTGTACCGGCAAATCGGTTCGAGGTCATCGAATGCGTCGCCGCCCTGCAAGCAGTGCGTGACCGCACCCTGGATGGCGATACCGACCATACGGGCCCCCTCGACGTGCTGTGCCAGCACATCGCGATCCGCGCCTGCGCGGGGCCCTTCACCGCCGATGACCTCTACGCCGAGGTCAAGACCGCTGGCGCCTATACCGATCTGCCGCGCGCCACGTTCGATCGGTGTCTCGATTTCGTCGCCACCGGCGGCTACGCGCTGCGGGCCTATGATCAATGGCAGCGCCTGATCCAGATCGGCCAGGAATACCGCCTTCGCGACCCCCGCGCGACGACACGCATTCGCATGAACATCGGCACCATCGTCGACGCCGACAAGATGCCCGTACGGATGCAAAAAACCCGTGGCGGCAAGCCCTTGGGTGAGGTGGAGGAGTATTTCGCCTCCACCCTGCGCAAGGGCGATACCTTCCTGATCGGCGGCAAGATCGTGCGCTACGAGGGCATGCGAGAGATGACGGTCGAGGTCTCTCGCACCGCCCACAAAAAGCCCAAGATCGCCACCTTCATGGGCACGAAATTCGCAACCTCCACACAGCTCTCGGACCGCATCCTGAGCATGTTCCAACAAGAGGATTGGCCCGAGCTGCCACACCACACCCGCGATTGGCTGCACCTGCAACGCGCGGTGTCGCAGCTGCCCGAGCGTGACCGCCTGTTGGTCGAAACCTTCCCCCACGACGGGCGCGAACACCTTGTCGCCTACGGGTTCGCGGGCAAGAATGCGCAGCAGACCCTTGGCCTGCTTCTGACCCAGCGGATGGAGAGCCAAGGCCTGAACCCCTTGGGGTTTGTCTCGACCGACTACGCGACGATGATCTGGGGCCTGGACCAAGTTACTGATCCACAACCTCTTTTCACGCGCGACAACCTGCTGGAGACGATGGAAACCTGGCTCGCCGACAATGCGGTGATGAAGAAGACCTTCAAGGGCAGCGCGATTATCGCGGGGCTTGTCGATCGCGCATTGCCCGGCGGCAAGCGGAAGACGGGGCGGCAGGCGACGTTCTCGACCGACATTCTCTATGACACCCTGCGCAAGTATGACCCCGACCATGTGATGATGGAGATCACGCGCCAAGAGGCGATGCGCGGTCTCGTGGATTTCGGCCGGATCGAGGAAATGCTGGCACGCATCGCCGACCGGATCGACCATCGGCCCCTGTCCCGCGTCAGCCCGCTGGCCGCGCCGCTGTTCCTTGAAGCCGGACGCGTTCCCGTCCAGGGCCTCGCCAACGAGCGGTTGTTGGAAGAAGAGACGCAGCGCCTGATGCAAACGGCGGGGCTGGATTTCGGACCGGGCCAATGA
- a CDS encoding ATPase, producing the protein MNMQAPPAEPGFAPPALRTLADTGLTPVMMRDILLKTIFRKNVEQASDIAKAICLPIPLTTQLIDMLRDMNFLQATGTMHATSSSEMGFQLTDAGKARALDALSQSEYYGAMPVPLEDYKVQVKRQSIRDIKLTRPMLEASMGHLILPDGLIDQLGPAVGSGRSVLMYGPPGNGKSSIAEGIRAAMGDNIYIPHALSYAGQVITLFDPIVHTPVTAATETEGQSPLRKNAARFDTRYLLCTRPTVMTGGELKLSMLDLNYNAVSRTYQASMQLKSTGGVFIVDDLGRQAEPPQTLINRWIVPMEVNYDILALQSGEKFEVPFDTLVVFSTNFHPNEIFDQAALRRIFFKVKIDGPNQEQFLKIFAMVAKKKGIPLDEKSLIHMLKVRYPTIDNVYANYHPVFLCDQIKAICDFEGQPYHMTPEYIDRAWENLYVREETIVH; encoded by the coding sequence ATGAACATGCAAGCCCCCCCCGCTGAGCCCGGCTTCGCCCCGCCTGCCCTGCGCACGCTGGCCGACACCGGGCTGACACCTGTGATGATGCGCGACATCCTGCTGAAGACCATCTTCCGCAAGAACGTTGAACAGGCCTCGGACATCGCGAAGGCGATTTGCTTGCCGATCCCACTGACCACGCAACTCATTGATATGTTGCGGGATATGAACTTCCTGCAGGCGACCGGCACGATGCACGCCACCTCCAGTAGCGAGATGGGCTTTCAGTTGACCGATGCGGGCAAGGCGCGCGCCCTCGATGCGCTATCGCAGTCCGAATACTACGGCGCCATGCCGGTGCCGCTGGAAGACTACAAGGTGCAAGTGAAGCGCCAGTCGATCCGTGATATCAAGCTGACCCGCCCGATGCTGGAGGCCTCCATGGGCCATCTGATCTTGCCCGATGGCCTGATCGATCAGCTTGGACCCGCCGTTGGCTCTGGCCGCTCGGTCCTGATGTACGGCCCTCCCGGAAACGGTAAATCTTCCATCGCGGAGGGCATCCGCGCCGCCATGGGTGACAATATCTACATCCCCCACGCGCTGTCCTATGCGGGCCAGGTGATCACGCTGTTTGACCCGATCGTCCACACCCCCGTGACCGCCGCCACGGAAACGGAAGGCCAAAGCCCCCTGCGCAAGAACGCCGCCCGTTTCGACACGCGCTACCTGCTGTGCACCCGCCCCACCGTGATGACGGGCGGTGAATTGAAGTTGTCCATGCTGGATCTGAACTACAATGCCGTCTCGCGCACCTATCAGGCCTCCATGCAGTTGAAATCCACCGGCGGCGTGTTCATCGTCGACGACCTTGGCCGTCAGGCTGAACCGCCCCAGACCCTGATCAACCGCTGGATTGTTCCGATGGAGGTCAACTACGACATCCTCGCCCTGCAATCTGGTGAGAAGTTCGAGGTGCCCTTCGACACGCTCGTGGTGTTCTCCACCAACTTTCACCCGAATGAGATCTTCGACCAAGCCGCCCTGCGGCGGATCTTCTTCAAGGTGAAGATCGACGGGCCGAACCAGGAACAATTCCTGAAGATCTTCGCCATGGTCGCCAAGAAAAAGGGTATTCCGCTGGATGAGAAATCGCTTATCCACATGCTGAAGGTCCGCTATCCCACGATCGACAACGTCTACGCCAACTACCACCCGGTGTTCCTGTGCGACCAGATCAAGGCAATCTGCGATTTTGAGGGGCAGCCTTATCACATGACCCCCGAATACATCGACCGCGCGTGGGAGAACCTCTACGTCCGCGAAGAGACGATCGTGCACTAA
- a CDS encoding prepilin peptidase — translation MTLTLTTLESMWFLPLALPICIWVALSDLRQMRIPNVAVLALTGVFLVTGLFALPMDAYLWRLAALGIVLVAGFVITSLGLVGAGDSKFAAAMAPFIAPGDYLFFLALFSLVLIGSWITHRSAGRVPAVRRATAHWSSWEQGKLFPMGVALAGALVIYLAMGFTAGV, via the coding sequence ATGACCCTCACCCTGACGACGCTGGAATCCATGTGGTTCCTCCCCCTCGCCTTGCCGATCTGTATCTGGGTCGCCCTTTCGGACCTGCGCCAGATGCGCATCCCGAACGTAGCGGTGCTGGCGCTGACGGGTGTGTTCCTTGTCACGGGGCTTTTCGCCCTGCCGATGGACGCCTACCTCTGGCGTCTTGCGGCCCTGGGCATCGTGCTCGTGGCGGGCTTCGTCATCACCTCCCTCGGCCTTGTGGGTGCGGGCGACAGCAAGTTCGCCGCCGCCATGGCGCCCTTCATCGCGCCCGGTGACTACCTGTTTTTCCTGGCTCTTTTCAGCCTGGTGCTGATCGGCTCATGGATCACCCACCGCTCTGCGGGCCGCGTGCCCGCCGTGCGCCGTGCGACGGCCCATTGGTCCAGCTGGGAACAGGGCAAGCTCTTCCCCATGGGGGTGGCTCTGGCCGGTGCCTTGGTCATCTACCTTGCCATGGGCTTCACCGCCGGCGTCTGA
- a CDS encoding tetratricopeptide repeat protein, whose amino-acid sequence MIRILRLIPAAVAVAAVAACNTTDADVERALDPLNVIDETNLADIMLSAASPNEAVDYFRRAAQEDPTRIDLQRGLATSLVRAGRAAEALTIWQGVIDHDGAMDQDRVDYADALIRTGDWDGAQAQLDATPPTFETYERYRLEAMIADSEEDWDRADSFYETAAGLTTRPANVYNNWGYSHLTRGDYPGAEELFVRAISYDPELFTAKNNLVLARAAQGNYTLPLINMNQVERAQLLHTAALSAIRRGDIDEGRGLLNEAIDTHPQHFEAAVEALRALNA is encoded by the coding sequence ATGATCCGAATCCTCCGGTTAATCCCGGCGGCTGTCGCCGTCGCGGCCGTCGCTGCGTGTAACACCACCGATGCCGATGTCGAACGGGCGCTAGACCCGCTCAATGTCATCGATGAAACCAACCTCGCCGACATCATGCTCAGCGCGGCCTCCCCGAACGAAGCCGTCGATTACTTCCGTCGCGCCGCGCAAGAGGACCCGACCCGCATCGATCTGCAGCGCGGATTGGCCACAAGCCTGGTACGGGCGGGCCGCGCGGCCGAGGCGTTGACGATTTGGCAAGGAGTTATCGACCATGATGGCGCCATGGACCAGGACCGCGTTGATTATGCCGATGCCTTGATCCGCACCGGCGATTGGGACGGGGCGCAGGCGCAGCTTGATGCCACGCCGCCGACGTTCGAGACCTATGAACGCTACCGGCTGGAGGCGATGATCGCCGACAGTGAAGAAGATTGGGACCGCGCCGACAGCTTCTACGAGACCGCCGCAGGCCTTACCACCCGGCCCGCCAACGTCTACAACAACTGGGGCTATTCGCACCTGACCCGCGGCGACTATCCCGGCGCGGAAGAACTTTTCGTGCGTGCGATCTCTTATGATCCGGAGTTGTTCACCGCCAAGAACAACCTCGTCCTCGCCCGGGCAGCCCAGGGCAACTACACCCTGCCCTTGATCAACATGAACCAGGTCGAGCGGGCACAATTGCTCCACACTGCTGCCCTATCCGCGATCCGTCGCGGTGATATCGACGAAGGACGCGGCCTTCTGAACGAGGCGATTGATACACACCCGCAGCACTTTGAAGCTGCCGTTGAGGCGCTCCGCGCTTTGAACGCTTGA
- a CDS encoding tetratricopeptide repeat protein, whose product MLKHAPLILLMITLTACTLTPRLDVGDGVNAPASVGQLDDSQASLITGDRLMEAGEYELALRAYYRAGVEDGLSVDVITAIGAANLALGRLGQAEEQFRAALQRQNDFVPALNNLGAVLIEQGEYGEARRLLEQAFALDSGSSETIRDNLRLAIARMENQVYTDDEQERPTLIRRGGGRYTLQSSL is encoded by the coding sequence GTGCTTAAGCACGCGCCCCTCATCCTTCTGATGATCACGCTGACCGCGTGCACCCTCACCCCGCGCCTCGACGTGGGCGATGGCGTCAACGCGCCTGCCAGTGTCGGGCAGTTGGACGACAGCCAGGCCAGCCTGATCACCGGCGATCGGCTGATGGAGGCCGGAGAGTATGAGCTGGCCCTGCGCGCCTACTACCGCGCGGGCGTTGAAGACGGTCTCAGCGTCGATGTGATCACCGCGATTGGGGCCGCGAACCTCGCTTTGGGTCGTTTGGGGCAGGCGGAAGAACAATTCCGCGCCGCGCTTCAACGACAAAATGATTTTGTGCCTGCCCTCAACAACTTGGGGGCAGTCCTTATCGAACAGGGCGAATATGGGGAGGCGCGGCGCCTTCTGGAACAAGCATTCGCGCTCGATAGTGGCAGTTCGGAAACGATTCGTGACAACCTGCGCCTCGCGATAGCGCGAATGGAAAATCAGGTATACACTGACGACGAGCAAGAAAGGCCGACGCTGATCCGGCGGGGCGGTGGGCGCTACACCCTCCAATCCTCGCTTTGA
- a CDS encoding type II secretion system F family protein has translation MEFFKNLFNEANAFLVDQLGELGPLIAVGGLGVLLCLVALPTLMKKQKDPYKKLRDTRTEAKSAKTGGLRLGGKNQKLERFAQYLEPQDEQELSATQLQMIRAGYRAKSSIQMFNFAKLALGLGGLLLGTLYVLISGGGGSAQNSIFIVLIPGVVGYYAPKYWITKRMQTREEQINSGFPDALDLMLVCVEAGQSLDQAIIKVATEIKASYPPLAEEFEIVSYEMKAGKDKTKVLRDMGERVGIQDVNSFITTLIQSATFGTSMAEALRVYSDEMRDKRISRAEEKANKLPTKLTLFTMLFCVPPLLVILIGPSIYAIATDLSR, from the coding sequence ATGGAATTCTTCAAGAACCTCTTCAACGAAGCCAACGCCTTCCTGGTGGATCAGTTGGGCGAACTCGGCCCCCTGATCGCCGTCGGAGGGCTTGGGGTGTTGCTGTGCCTCGTGGCGCTGCCGACCCTGATGAAGAAGCAGAAAGATCCCTACAAGAAGCTGCGCGATACGCGCACCGAGGCGAAATCGGCCAAAACCGGCGGCCTGCGCCTGGGCGGCAAGAACCAGAAGCTGGAAAGGTTCGCCCAGTATCTTGAACCCCAGGATGAGCAGGAACTGTCAGCCACCCAGTTGCAGATGATCCGCGCAGGCTACCGCGCGAAATCCTCGATCCAGATGTTCAACTTCGCCAAGCTGGCCCTTGGTCTGGGCGGCCTGCTGCTGGGCACGCTTTATGTGTTGATCTCCGGCGGTGGCGGCTCTGCCCAGAACTCCATTTTTATCGTGCTGATCCCCGGTGTCGTGGGCTATTACGCGCCGAAGTACTGGATCACCAAGCGCATGCAAACGCGTGAAGAACAGATCAACTCGGGCTTTCCCGATGCGCTCGACCTGATGCTGGTCTGCGTGGAGGCCGGTCAATCCCTCGATCAGGCGATCATCAAGGTCGCGACCGAGATCAAGGCCTCCTACCCGCCGCTGGCCGAAGAATTCGAGATTGTCTCCTACGAAATGAAGGCCGGCAAGGACAAGACCAAGGTCCTGCGCGACATGGGCGAACGGGTCGGCATTCAGGACGTGAACTCCTTCATCACCACGTTGATCCAATCCGCCACCTTCGGTACCTCCATGGCCGAGGCCCTGCGGGTCTATTCCGATGAGATGCGCGACAAACGCATCAGCCGTGCCGAAGAAAAGGCCAACAAGCTGCCCACCAAGCTGACGCTGTTCACCATGCTGTTCTGTGTGCCGCCGCTTCTGGTCATCCTTATCGGCCCGTCGATCTACGCCATCGCCACGGACTTGTCGCGCTGA
- a CDS encoding type II secretion system F family protein yields the protein MELSIEPLIYIGIFVGVIMLVNGIYLAIFGKSISLNARVNRRLTLLEKGTSREDVLDKLRKEMDQHRGGIKLPFYTLIADKAQKANIAFTPPQLMLVMVGAAVVAFLLLQILTTASLPISLLASVGMGVGGVFFWVSKTAKKRIALLEEQLPDAVELMVRSLRVGHPFVSSINTVSREMSDPIASELGVIADEAAYGRDIGESIRAMADRLDIQDLRFLAVAVGIQQTSGGNLAEILSGLADVMRARFKLFRKVRVITAEARGSGNFLSVFPILALIGINVAQPDYYADVVDTPVFIPACAGVAVALGLNWVIMRLLVNIKV from the coding sequence ATGGAACTTTCAATCGAGCCACTCATCTATATCGGCATCTTCGTCGGTGTGATCATGTTGGTGAACGGCATCTACCTGGCGATTTTCGGCAAGTCGATCAGCCTGAACGCACGGGTAAACCGCCGCCTGACACTGCTGGAAAAGGGCACCTCTCGCGAGGATGTTCTCGACAAGCTCCGCAAGGAGATGGACCAGCACCGGGGCGGCATCAAACTGCCGTTCTACACGTTGATCGCCGACAAGGCGCAGAAGGCGAATATCGCCTTCACCCCGCCACAACTGATGCTGGTGATGGTGGGTGCGGCCGTGGTGGCGTTCCTGTTGCTCCAGATTCTGACGACCGCCTCGCTTCCGATCAGCCTTTTGGCGTCCGTGGGCATGGGCGTGGGCGGCGTGTTCTTCTGGGTCAGCAAGACCGCCAAGAAGCGCATCGCCCTGTTGGAAGAACAGCTTCCCGACGCGGTTGAACTGATGGTCCGCTCGCTTCGTGTGGGCCACCCCTTCGTGTCCTCGATCAACACCGTAAGCCGTGAGATGTCCGACCCCATCGCGTCCGAGCTTGGCGTGATCGCGGACGAGGCCGCCTATGGCCGCGACATCGGCGAATCGATCCGCGCCATGGCCGACCGCCTCGATATCCAGGATTTGCGCTTCCTCGCCGTCGCCGTGGGCATCCAGCAAACCTCTGGCGGTAACCTCGCCGAAATCCTCTCGGGTCTCGCCGATGTGATGCGGGCGCGATTCAAACTGTTCCGCAAGGTCCGCGTGATCACCGCCGAAGCGCGCGGCTCCGGCAACTTCCTGTCGGTGTTCCCGATCCTTGCGCTGATCGGCATCAACGTGGCCCAGCCCGATTACTACGCCGACGTCGTCGACACCCCCGTCTTCATCCCGGCCTGTGCCGGTGTGGCCGTGGCGCTTGGTCTGAACTGGGTCATCATGCGTCTTCTCGTGAACATCAAAGTCTGA
- a CDS encoding CpaF family protein, protein MFSKYKKAGTGGSPAPEAKADTAPEAAAPAAAPSAPSGAPAAPAPKIARKPGPVAVAPTAEAVSGEDKDRKRRLRLDEVKTEMHHRLLDNLNLSALENAKESELRAEITAITSEQLGEMGVVLNREDRQTLNVELFDEVTGLGPLEPLLKDDTVNDILVNGPNRVFVERAGKLELSDVRFKDERHLLRIIDKIVSAVGRRVDESNPYVDARLKDGSRFNAMVPPVAVDGSLVSIRKFKKEKLGIDDLVRFGAFSEEMAAYIQAAVACRLNVIVSGGTGSGKTTTLNALSSFIDNSERILTIEDTAELQLQQVHVGRMESRPPNVEGKGAVTQRDCLRNALRMRPDRIIVGETRGEEVIDMLQAMNTGHDGSMTTIHANNARDACSRLENMVAMAGIEMPLKAVRAQISAAVHLIVQASRLQDGSRRMVSITEVTGMEGEVISMQEVFRFQRTGLQPDGKIIGHFTACGVRSHYSERFRQWGYDLPASIYEPMAAQ, encoded by the coding sequence ATGTTCTCCAAATACAAAAAAGCAGGCACGGGCGGCAGTCCCGCCCCTGAGGCCAAGGCGGACACCGCCCCCGAGGCGGCAGCCCCCGCGGCTGCGCCCTCGGCACCTTCCGGGGCCCCGGCAGCACCCGCCCCCAAGATCGCGCGCAAGCCCGGTCCCGTGGCCGTTGCCCCCACGGCTGAGGCCGTCTCGGGCGAGGACAAGGACCGCAAGCGCCGCCTTCGCCTGGATGAAGTCAAGACGGAGATGCATCACCGTCTGCTCGACAACCTCAACCTCTCGGCGCTGGAAAACGCCAAGGAGTCCGAGCTGCGCGCAGAGATCACCGCCATCACCAGCGAACAACTGGGCGAGATGGGCGTTGTCCTGAACCGCGAAGATCGCCAGACCCTCAACGTCGAGCTGTTTGACGAAGTCACCGGCCTCGGCCCGCTGGAGCCGCTGCTGAAAGACGACACCGTCAACGATATTCTCGTCAACGGCCCCAACCGCGTCTTCGTGGAACGCGCCGGTAAGCTGGAGCTGTCGGACGTCCGCTTCAAGGACGAACGCCACCTGCTGCGGATCATCGACAAGATCGTCTCTGCTGTGGGTCGCCGCGTCGACGAATCCAACCCCTATGTCGACGCCCGCCTGAAAGACGGCTCGCGTTTCAACGCGATGGTACCGCCGGTTGCCGTGGACGGCAGCCTCGTCTCCATTCGTAAGTTCAAGAAAGAGAAGCTGGGCATCGATGACCTGGTGAGATTCGGCGCTTTCTCGGAAGAAATGGCCGCCTACATCCAGGCCGCCGTGGCTTGCCGCCTGAACGTCATCGTTTCGGGTGGTACGGGTTCGGGTAAAACGACCACGCTCAACGCGCTGTCGTCTTTCATCGACAATAGCGAACGCATCCTGACGATCGAGGATACGGCAGAACTTCAACTCCAGCAGGTCCACGTGGGCCGGATGGAATCCCGCCCCCCGAACGTGGAAGGCAAAGGCGCCGTGACCCAGCGCGACTGTCTGCGCAACGCACTGCGGATGCGTCCGGACCGGATCATCGTGGGTGAGACCCGTGGCGAAGAAGTCATCGACATGTTGCAGGCCATGAACACCGGCCACGACGGATCGATGACCACGATCCACGCCAACAACGCCCGCGACGCCTGTTCGCGCCTTGAAAACATGGTCGCCATGGCAGGTATCGAAATGCCGCTGAAGGCCGTGCGCGCCCAGATCTCGGCGGCTGTGCACCTGATCGTCCAGGCCTCGCGCCTGCAAGACGGCTCGCGCCGCATGGTCTCCATCACCGAGGTGACGGGGATGGAAGGCGAGGTGATCTCCATGCAGGAAGTGTTCCGCTTCCAGCGCACGGGCCTTCAGCCCGACGGCAAGATCATCGGCCACTTCACCGCCTGCGGTGTGCGGTCCCATTATTCCGAGCGGTTCCGGCAGTGGGGCTATGATTTGCCCGCGTCGATCTACGAACCCATGGCAGCCCAGTAA
- a CDS encoding AAA family ATPase — translation MSSGLALHSEPAPIVACTVSSKVHHFGLLIEDMETEVGEAWGDLGFDEAREFINALDVGTLEFIALAVREEDEADLGRVGEVINAAHAKEVAVILIPENLSTAGLRELLRLGADDFVPYPLAEGALHDAIEKIARAKQPPPAEVTPLPVSDAPATGHRMDGNSAIFAVQNLAGGTGATTLAVNLAWELAHADKKNPPSVCVLDLDLQHGSVATYLDLPRRDIVLELLQDATTMDTDGFKQALVHYGDKLSVFTTPAEIVPLDLVGPDEVNALIDLASQCFDIVVIDMPRTMVMWTDTVLTRADVFFTTLELDLRSAQNAMRFIKACRSEDLPLEKMHYVLNRAPGLTDLNGKNRMKKMADSLGVSFSTQLPDGGKPVMQAGDNGETLAEAAKKNPLRKEIMKLSDGLYKAMASEARAKG, via the coding sequence ATGAGCAGCGGATTGGCATTACACTCTGAACCGGCCCCGATTGTGGCCTGCACAGTGTCGAGCAAAGTACATCACTTCGGCCTCTTGATCGAGGATATGGAAACGGAAGTCGGCGAAGCCTGGGGCGACCTGGGCTTTGACGAGGCGCGCGAATTCATCAACGCGCTCGACGTGGGCACCCTGGAATTCATCGCGCTGGCTGTGCGTGAAGAGGATGAGGCAGATCTTGGCCGCGTCGGCGAGGTTATCAACGCCGCCCACGCCAAGGAAGTCGCCGTGATTCTCATCCCCGAGAATCTTTCCACGGCGGGTCTGCGTGAATTGTTGCGCCTGGGCGCCGATGATTTTGTCCCCTACCCCCTCGCCGAAGGCGCGCTGCATGACGCGATCGAAAAGATCGCCCGTGCCAAACAGCCGCCCCCCGCCGAAGTGACCCCCCTGCCCGTCTCCGACGCGCCCGCCACGGGCCACCGCATGGACGGCAATTCCGCAATCTTCGCGGTGCAAAACCTTGCTGGCGGCACCGGGGCCACGACGTTGGCCGTGAACCTCGCCTGGGAACTGGCCCACGCCGACAAGAAAAATCCGCCGTCCGTCTGTGTTCTGGATCTCGATCTGCAACATGGCTCGGTCGCGACCTACCTGGACCTGCCGCGCCGCGATATCGTGTTGGAGCTGTTGCAGGACGCCACCACCATGGACACCGATGGGTTCAAACAAGCCCTCGTCCACTATGGTGACAAGCTGTCCGTGTTCACGACGCCCGCCGAAATCGTGCCGCTCGACCTGGTGGGCCCCGATGAGGTGAACGCCTTGATCGATCTTGCATCACAGTGTTTCGACATCGTCGTCATCGACATGCCGCGCACCATGGTGATGTGGACGGATACGGTTCTGACCCGTGCCGACGTGTTCTTCACCACGCTGGAACTTGACCTGCGCTCGGCCCAGAACGCGATGCGTTTCATCAAGGCCTGCCGGTCCGAGGATCTTCCGCTGGAAAAGATGCACTACGTGCTCAACCGCGCGCCGGGTCTGACCGACCTGAACGGCAAGAACCGGATGAAGAAGATGGCCGACAGCCTTGGCGTGTCCTTCTCCACCCAACTGCCGGACGGCGGCAAGCCCGTCATGCAAGCCGGTGACAACGGGGAAACGCTGGCGGAAGCGGCCAAGAAGAACCCGCTGCGCAAGGAAATCATGAAACTCAGCGATGGCCTGTACAAAGCCATGGCGTCTGAAGCGAGAGCGAAGGGCTAA